A DNA window from Nitrospira sp. contains the following coding sequences:
- a CDS encoding Flagellar sensor histidine kinase fleS (MaGe:77308397) translates to MTPSTALHPAERDLLQEAFHTFDQAAHTLQRSYATLTDRIEQMDVELSQSNAALRQQLQDNEAMRAHLSGILDSLTTGVLVVDLGGRVTRVNAAATRLLGRSDDALRGQFAQALLDGLQLTVSEQPQRHEAHVLTIAQRSLEASSEQSSGQLILIHDVTQMCRLEERLQRQHRLVAMGEMVGRIAHEIRNPLGSIELFASMLRRDLQEQPASLAYAEQISQAVHGLDRLLSNLLIYTQPERSARGWQTVETLILDALTLAAHAITKTPVDIRLDLDPRIPAMWCNEGQFKQVVLNLILNAVQAMPTGGILTLKLEQADSSSFGGRAICLTIADNGPGIDPAHRSRIFDPFFTTKDEGTGLGLAIVHAIIDAHHGRIDVESQLGEGTTFTILLPHPAEPSIAGAESLEWPGGHERPASDSKSAVHVETMEERAHE, encoded by the coding sequence ATGACCCCATCGACCGCATTGCATCCCGCTGAGCGAGACCTGCTTCAAGAGGCCTTTCATACCTTCGACCAAGCCGCCCATACGCTGCAGCGGTCGTATGCCACGCTGACCGATCGCATAGAGCAGATGGATGTGGAGCTGTCCCAGAGCAATGCCGCCTTGCGGCAGCAGCTTCAAGACAACGAAGCGATGCGGGCGCATCTGAGCGGAATTCTGGACTCTCTGACCACTGGAGTTTTGGTCGTGGATCTCGGCGGGCGAGTGACGAGGGTGAACGCGGCCGCCACGCGCCTCCTCGGCCGTTCCGACGATGCACTTCGAGGACAATTCGCGCAGGCGCTCTTGGATGGCCTTCAGCTCACCGTGAGTGAACAGCCTCAACGGCACGAGGCTCATGTGCTGACCATCGCGCAACGCTCGCTGGAGGCTTCTTCGGAGCAATCGTCAGGCCAGCTGATCCTCATTCACGATGTTACCCAGATGTGCCGCTTGGAGGAACGCTTGCAACGCCAGCACCGCTTAGTGGCGATGGGTGAAATGGTCGGGCGAATCGCCCATGAGATCCGCAACCCGCTCGGCAGTATCGAGTTGTTCGCCTCCATGCTGCGGCGCGACTTGCAGGAGCAGCCTGCAAGCCTGGCTTATGCGGAGCAGATTTCTCAGGCCGTCCATGGCCTGGACCGCCTGCTATCCAATCTGTTGATCTATACACAGCCGGAGCGATCGGCGCGCGGCTGGCAGACCGTCGAGACGCTAATATTGGACGCCCTGACATTGGCGGCCCATGCCATTACCAAGACCCCCGTGGATATCCGGCTCGATCTCGACCCCCGCATTCCGGCGATGTGGTGCAACGAAGGACAGTTCAAACAAGTCGTCTTGAATCTGATTTTAAACGCCGTTCAAGCCATGCCCACCGGAGGAATTTTGACGCTCAAACTAGAGCAGGCAGACAGTTCATCCTTTGGAGGGCGCGCGATTTGTCTGACCATCGCCGATAACGGCCCAGGGATCGATCCGGCTCACCGCTCCAGAATATTCGATCCCTTCTTTACGACGAAGGATGAAGGCACCGGGTTAGGCCTGGCGATTGTGCATGCGATCATCGATGCGCATCACGGACGCATCGACGTCGAGAGCCAGCTTGGGGAAGGCACGACGTTTACGATTCTGCTGCCCCATCCGGCAGAGCCGTCCATAGCAGGAGCAGAATCCCTAGAGTGGCCTGGCGGGCATGAGCGGCCGGCATCCGATTCGAAGTCGGCCGTCCATGTCGAGACGATGGAGGAACGCGCCCATGAATGA